The following proteins are encoded in a genomic region of Nonomuraea muscovyensis:
- a CDS encoding HXXEE domain-containing protein, producing MTLAAVPPLTPWKLNRHDVAIATVLAVVLAATFTWLSSGASLLVTFLPGALFAWLILIQFYRGRYEMPGTATFLPVYVLALSVQFVHFAEEFITGFPTDFALLYGGRPYDVNLFVAFNLSAYAIFPAAAAIAFTKRLGFLLTPALFFLMYGCIGNAIAHTTWSIMLGAYFPGLYTAQLFWIAGPWALNTLTGGRHWRLVIGLTVAFAAVMIPLLVVFADPARLSG from the coding sequence ATGACCCTCGCCGCCGTCCCACCCCTTACCCCCTGGAAGCTCAACCGCCACGACGTCGCCATCGCCACTGTGCTGGCCGTTGTCCTGGCAGCCACCTTCACCTGGCTCAGCTCGGGCGCCTCCCTGCTCGTCACGTTCCTGCCCGGCGCCTTGTTCGCCTGGCTGATCCTGATCCAGTTCTACCGCGGCCGCTACGAGATGCCGGGCACGGCGACGTTCCTCCCGGTCTATGTGCTGGCGCTGTCGGTGCAGTTCGTGCACTTCGCGGAGGAGTTCATCACCGGGTTCCCGACCGACTTCGCGCTCCTGTACGGCGGTCGGCCCTACGACGTGAACCTGTTCGTCGCCTTCAACCTGAGTGCCTATGCGATCTTCCCCGCCGCCGCCGCGATCGCGTTCACCAAGCGGCTGGGCTTCCTGCTGACGCCCGCGCTGTTCTTCCTCATGTACGGCTGCATCGGCAACGCGATCGCGCACACCACCTGGTCGATCATGCTCGGCGCGTACTTCCCCGGCCTCTACACCGCCCAGCTGTTCTGGATCGCCGGCCCCTGGGCGCTGAACACGCTCACCGGCGGGCGGCACTGGCGCCTGGTCATCGGGCTGACCGTCGCGTTCGCGGCCGTCATGATCCCCCTGCTCGTGGTCTTCGCCGACCCCGCCCGCCTGTCCGGCTGA
- a CDS encoding PaaI family thioesterase: MIIDFPLAESVLAAQPYSRVIGARLAVFETGTATLEIPVRDELLQHDGFVHGGVLCYAADNAITFAAGSVLGPAVLTSGLSIDYLRPARGRTLLARAFVIHSGRRQAVCRCDVLTIGDQDTGEDAAGTLCAVAQGTVLTRQPAPQL; the protein is encoded by the coding sequence ATGATCATCGACTTTCCCCTGGCCGAGAGCGTGCTGGCCGCCCAGCCGTACAGCCGTGTGATCGGCGCGCGCCTGGCCGTGTTCGAGACCGGCACGGCCACCCTGGAGATCCCCGTTCGCGACGAGCTGCTCCAGCACGACGGCTTCGTGCACGGCGGCGTGCTCTGTTACGCGGCGGACAACGCGATCACCTTCGCCGCCGGCAGCGTCCTCGGTCCGGCCGTGCTCACCAGTGGCCTGTCAATCGACTACCTGCGGCCCGCGCGGGGCCGGACGCTGCTGGCGCGGGCCTTCGTCATCCACAGCGGGCGCCGCCAGGCCGTCTGCCGGTGCGACGTGCTCACGATCGGCGACCAGGACACCGGCGAGGATGCGGCGGGCACGCTGTGCGCGGTCGCCCAGGGCACCGTCCTGACCAGGCAGCCCGCCCCTCAGCTCTGA
- a CDS encoding TetR/AcrR family transcriptional regulator — protein sequence MGVDADLGHGYTPRFINRWSVYENGTLLSQERQPTSRSRVVAQDGWLGPCERGAMARRVNPEEYAARRAQILAAVFELIQDKGYQEMTISDVLTALGISKGAFYHYFDSKRALLDGIVEMMTADAFGVIQGVVSDPSLDAVTKLRTYLASAVAWKAAHDMELAAIARIWRHENNTVLKQRISDVSVRTLAPLIAVIIRQGRAEGVFDATYPEEAATIIAGMGLHLGDALIDAFTGPVDSSSEDRREVLVQAYLEALERILGATPRSLTSLTTQIAGAVTFTGRPGSREVG from the coding sequence GTGGGGGTCGATGCCGATCTCGGACATGGATACACTCCTCGATTCATAAACCGCTGGTCGGTTTATGAAAACGGTACGCTTCTCTCCCAGGAGCGTCAACCGACCTCCAGATCGCGAGTAGTGGCCCAGGATGGTTGGCTGGGACCCTGCGAAAGGGGAGCGATGGCGCGACGAGTCAACCCGGAGGAGTACGCCGCCCGGCGGGCCCAAATCCTTGCTGCCGTCTTTGAGCTGATCCAGGACAAGGGCTATCAGGAGATGACGATCTCCGATGTGCTGACCGCGCTCGGCATCTCCAAGGGCGCCTTCTATCACTACTTCGACTCGAAGCGGGCGCTGCTCGACGGCATCGTGGAGATGATGACGGCCGATGCGTTCGGCGTGATCCAGGGTGTCGTGTCGGATCCGTCGCTCGATGCGGTGACCAAACTGCGGACCTACCTCGCCTCCGCGGTCGCCTGGAAGGCCGCTCACGACATGGAACTGGCGGCGATCGCGCGGATCTGGCGGCACGAGAACAACACGGTGCTCAAGCAGCGGATCAGCGACGTGTCGGTGCGGACTCTGGCCCCGTTGATCGCCGTGATCATCCGCCAGGGCAGAGCGGAAGGGGTGTTCGACGCGACGTACCCGGAGGAGGCGGCCACGATCATCGCCGGGATGGGGCTGCACCTCGGAGACGCCTTGATCGACGCCTTCACCGGACCGGTGGACAGCTCCTCCGAGGACCGCCGTGAAGTCCTCGTCCAGGCCTACCTCGAAGCCCTCGAGCGGATCCTGGGTGCCACGCCGCGATCCCTGACCTCCCTGACGACGCAGATCGCCGGCGCGGTGACGTTCACCGGCCGGCCGGGTTCACGAGAAGTGGGCTGA
- a CDS encoding GNAT family N-acetyltransferase: MAIEMGRPGADGLGDVVRVLGEWQHDGWPVQLHPGDVGWFWRFGAERTAEATRTWSRAGEVLAVGLLDGAELLRLAFAPEALRDEELARQVVEDVSAPERGVLLEGKVHVEAPMGALVQDLLFEDGWESGERWTPLRRDLGAPVPDPGVRVEMIGPPQVHEWAAVLRASFDGSTFTDERWHAMAAGAPYVDARCLVVRSEQGEAVAAVTVWSAGEGKLGLIEPMGVHRAHRGHGYGRAITVAAARTLQELGSSSVVVCCPSSNVGAVATYRSAGLEQLAERRDLYRDAS, from the coding sequence ATGGCGATCGAGATGGGTAGGCCGGGGGCCGACGGGCTCGGTGACGTGGTGCGGGTGCTGGGGGAGTGGCAGCACGACGGATGGCCCGTGCAGCTGCACCCGGGGGATGTGGGGTGGTTCTGGCGGTTCGGTGCGGAGCGGACGGCGGAGGCTACGCGGACCTGGAGTCGGGCTGGGGAGGTTCTGGCGGTCGGGCTGCTGGACGGTGCGGAGTTGCTGCGGTTGGCGTTCGCGCCGGAGGCGTTGCGGGACGAGGAGCTCGCGCGGCAGGTGGTCGAGGACGTGTCGGCGCCTGAGCGTGGTGTGCTGCTCGAGGGCAAGGTGCACGTCGAGGCGCCGATGGGCGCGCTGGTCCAGGACCTGTTGTTCGAGGACGGCTGGGAGAGTGGCGAGCGGTGGACACCACTTCGGCGTGACCTCGGCGCGCCTGTGCCGGATCCCGGCGTTCGCGTCGAGATGATCGGGCCGCCACAGGTGCACGAGTGGGCCGCGGTCCTGCGGGCGTCGTTCGACGGGTCGACGTTCACCGACGAGCGCTGGCACGCGATGGCGGCAGGTGCGCCGTATGTCGACGCGCGGTGCCTGGTCGTTCGCAGTGAGCAGGGCGAGGCGGTCGCGGCCGTGACGGTGTGGTCGGCGGGTGAGGGCAAGCTGGGGCTGATCGAGCCGATGGGGGTGCACCGGGCACACCGTGGTCACGGTTACGGCCGAGCGATCACGGTCGCCGCGGCGCGCACACTCCAGGAGTTGGGTTCGTCCAGCGTGGTCGTGTGCTGCCCGAGCTCCAACGTCGGCGCCGTCGCCACCTACCGGTCGGCCGGCCTCGAGCAGTTGGCTGAGAGACGAGACCTGTATCGCGACGCTTCCTGA
- a CDS encoding winged helix-turn-helix transcriptional regulator, producing the protein MTDPCLPECGVARFLTLLNGPWATLIVRELLHGPHRFTELRDALPGISPHTLTSRLRQFERHGIVTRTTYAEIPPRVEYELTPLGEGLRDVLEAMGTWAMAVPNPEADATV; encoded by the coding sequence GTGACCGATCCCTGTCTTCCCGAGTGCGGTGTCGCCCGATTCCTCACCCTGCTCAACGGCCCGTGGGCCACCCTGATCGTGCGCGAACTGCTGCATGGCCCCCACCGCTTCACCGAACTGCGCGACGCACTGCCCGGCATCAGCCCCCACACCCTGACCAGCAGGCTGCGCCAGTTCGAGCGGCACGGCATCGTGACGCGCACCACCTACGCGGAGATCCCGCCCCGCGTCGAATACGAACTCACCCCTCTCGGCGAGGGGCTGCGCGACGTCCTGGAGGCCATGGGGACCTGGGCCATGGCGGTGCCGAATCCCGAGGCCGACGCCACCGTCTGA
- a CDS encoding NmrA family NAD(P)-binding protein produces the protein MTYVIHGATGAQGAPVVAALAAAGKSVTALTRNPDAVVDGARVLAAGYSSTEELTEAYRSADGVFVHLPVVSEEDRQTYARNIVAAVRAARQARVVFSTSGYPIDPAGDDAVSSLVRGLADSGVSHAVIAPELYLENLLMPYVIDTVRERGVLPYPIRADLPVSWASHLDIADAVVALFDRTDVTGVVSVGQYPAITGPDLAEAFGAHFGKNVVFEQITPEQFRTSVAPVIGEGPAADVAGAYAAMSTLPDRSIAPENSAQKLLGVTPRTTGQWLSDIGL, from the coding sequence ATGACCTACGTGATTCACGGCGCCACCGGCGCCCAGGGTGCCCCCGTCGTCGCCGCTCTCGCCGCCGCGGGCAAGTCCGTGACCGCTCTGACCCGCAACCCGGACGCCGTCGTGGACGGCGCGCGAGTGCTGGCCGCCGGATACTCCTCCACGGAGGAACTGACCGAGGCGTACCGGAGCGCCGACGGGGTGTTCGTCCATCTGCCGGTGGTCTCCGAAGAAGACCGCCAGACCTACGCGCGCAACATCGTCGCCGCCGTCCGCGCGGCCCGCCAGGCCCGCGTGGTGTTCTCCACCAGCGGTTACCCGATCGACCCCGCCGGCGACGACGCGGTCTCGTCGCTGGTCAGAGGCCTGGCGGACAGCGGGGTGTCCCACGCGGTGATCGCGCCCGAGCTGTACCTGGAGAACCTGCTCATGCCGTACGTCATCGACACGGTCCGCGAACGGGGCGTGCTGCCCTACCCGATCCGCGCCGACCTCCCCGTCTCGTGGGCGTCGCACCTGGACATCGCCGACGCCGTCGTCGCCCTGTTCGACCGCACGGACGTCACCGGCGTGGTCTCCGTCGGCCAGTACCCGGCGATCACCGGACCGGACCTGGCCGAGGCGTTCGGCGCCCACTTCGGCAAGAACGTGGTCTTCGAGCAGATCACCCCCGAGCAGTTCCGCACCTCCGTGGCGCCCGTGATCGGCGAAGGCCCCGCCGCCGACGTGGCCGGGGCCTACGCGGCCATGAGCACGCTCCCGGACCGCTCGATCGCGCCCGAGAACTCCGCCCAGAAGCTGCTCGGCGTCACCCCCCGCACCACCGGGCAGTGGCTGAGCGACATCGGCCTCTGA